One Onthophagus taurus isolate NC chromosome 11, IU_Otau_3.0, whole genome shotgun sequence genomic window carries:
- the LOC111415779 gene encoding putative leucine-rich repeat-containing protein DDB_G0290503 isoform X2 — MDHIQQLLLQTGWSCEDLISKLNEFKQKNELEAKQVVNSNGISHNEDSADIIKDCDVAEPKKNDECEEKMDVDDHEEKKGDLENKEDVKTNGINHNEDESKEDYSKSEKSNGFDEKMELDNDIISKTDDKCEKNNENLFEAQKELDNTIPKSSKMDFVPHKICSELFDHTYTLNNKADWTEKDYPKKSYKFKTISKSRRLNFLQKSRKFRKQILKQKKIDRKFLIAQYKSPETVRSQIMEQLQLLRSRRSEYSITVKPSKDKIVSKKRYTGEKWSTIINELMQLAEDQNVEIESNDILQNRCDIMMENNFDKKSDSNLESKSNSEKSITETLKNRIGNLNNEPLPSTSSSFIKSEDDKVMDETEEKPSGLKNIMIVDVRGGCEIIPDNNKLEDEIMEDKQYMIKPTKTNDITKIKGWKNKMFSVSNQNKLKLNNSNSSEAAFSSSNLDGFLEEADLHISFKIPTLESGVSPVKEIKKTEIVPAQTSPKEPDKDLLNLFHPRTLGQKKRILTLKPDGKLKKNAQKPRTLAEKRRLMGNESLSKVFKDIKLLRADSKHFNSSFVLYRGKKLKVVTKNQNDIIAYIKSINKPLCSTFAPKKMKIIKTKPSIFNNIYSPTSTVLRYRPGPLCKKADLQYNNQNWKTTLKRLPKIKLLVVPEFKKPIHPYVEFLMPKYDFEITSDRLEFALTALPPKSKEITCFDFNVPYQNNQQEILLREKNTDRSILNKEEPSKIVEHEEIDNICRDVMDKMINYVEIKESADDVVKNDINTIFLEEDKKIESQNDKRMKKHQRKSNKTSNELKRLSVKVIEVNLEEKEEIKNCQKDFCRLGCVCRSLSTNSSLVLTHCGRVECMFRCNCNYDQSSKGNIRVTLPTGVDLLSEGAVNRLENVAKRNLAKVEKEFTQTVIQANNQTIVVGGCSNRHRRVSKLPRKYDEEQNDYFVENSESYVDLELRHYQLKNSQVSLTKINLDDIVPYCLTHKIYDCQCKCMADYIPSEESDFEMPSDDDEYFPDEASYNKIMDISKKIQFPSISDSCSRVKGIPTDYYLIRNRTKTFIKMRNRKFVRNMNRFWLKHDMDVDPEGRPRTPEQPPIAAPTPTNEFIKVTSEKSRRKQELVVRGDGDVAIILPQHDVATKPKKLRPIKPKLPPPTLPNTFTTKDVFMKYKLKENPLFKDAINPEKIHEIKQLETTLKSSSKQFEENSNQITQSIRLFTENLKQVEEASNSVKEDLKKVDENIRLIQEDSKAMKRFKMIFPLIRENSHYFHPSPDIADRFTNMLGKKDDTTFILLQWKTLAYYYQLGKVNVWFSSYYNSPKIIITDLFIQPKHFTNVKNFERSHNKFLLKNEIIRALITGNIPGNNPNDDIQVILELSEMLCYVHGTFKKNHNKDKNGSQKKNSKKDKDKEKKVTTNLLQENKSNKDLSQDTIILQENHCDEPIILNTPINSATNTESISITTITNSTTLTSKSVISANSVKSSITVSKTSTIQNDSVFENIEINEVEPEKEKVPIFNYPTVRKIMYSKYKCQQYNYVSIDKDIENIPPCTIRARLPLIKKSALWRMIKLNSDFSVLSLDKSDYRIKYSDLQKVLKMSDDKQMTIAIRTEQTSTNPRTHKDFGIYASPISSNCVFIGPYLQTEHHDVVLMRYLNRELITTERFNSMKGLPHTNSGVWLQQKRDFAERNVHTIDLTESDHEGGNKSDDDDDEEDENRPILTTRDLEIFENDAANFHYNFQTYIEIDITKMNFQNMSVLYFYTNVKGLGYFMGNQVGKDTVILKYPDSGRALQFKNKTNAIDFLEKELSSSFIEAAGFKIKVTAFGPGKKTTNIFNKNLLNGYYVVNEAGFTNVLEITPAKLRELNMTETKFCRGVSHRAARMVYDQSLEASKHCTGAPFVHTRKSTVALLKWLIEEVEELKAESDRQSVQLTVFHQQRPMLVEHFKEVYLDLAPKADVKLKAKMEELLILNGISMEEPTNSAETSSKQNDVICIDIDRSSSTSPKIDQQDQTKLPIYTKNPDMIITATTTKKEKKINNPETKLPKVSVKDISTLKEKVEEKVEVKKNDVNKSEVNKNDYERKID, encoded by the exons atggATCATATTCAACAATTATTACTTCAAACTGGATGGAGTTGTGAAGATCTCATCTCAAAACTCAATGaatttaagcaaaaaaatgAACTTGAAGCTAAACAAGTTGTGAATTCTAATGGAATAAGTCATAATGAAGACTCTGCAGATATAATTAAAGATTGTGATGTGGCAGAACCAAAGAAAAATGATGAATGTGAAGAGAAAATGGATGTAGACGATCATGAAGAGAAAAAAGGtgatcttgaaaataaagAGGATGTTAAAACCAATGGAATAAATCACAACGAAGATGAATCTAAAGAAGATTATTCAAAATCTGAAAAATCGAATGGTTTCGATGAAAAAATGGAGTTAGACAATGATATTATCAGTAAAACTGAtgataaatgtgaaaaaaataatgaaaacttATTTGAGGCACAAAAAGAATTAGATAATACAATTCCAAAAAGTAGTAAAATGGATTTTGTACCCCACAAAATTTGTAGTGAACTTTTTGATCATACatatacattaaataataaagccGATTGGACCGAGAAAGATTAtccaaaaaaatcatataaatttaaaacgatttcgAAATCTCGACGATTAAATTTCTTACAAAAATCGAGGAAATTCCGAAAACAAATtctcaaacaaaaaaagattgatagaaaatttttaattgctcAATATAAAAGTCCCGAAACGGTTCGATCACAAATTATGGAACAACTCCAATTATTAAGATCGAGAAGATCCGAATATTCAATTACGGTGAAGCCATCCAAAGATAAAATTGTAAGTAAAAAGCGTTATACTGGCGAAAAATGGTCAACAATCATCAACGAATTGATGCAATTAGCAGAAGATCAAAACGTGGAAATCGAATCGAAcgatattttacaaaatcgatgtgatattatgatggaaaataattttgataaaaaatccGATTCTAATTTAGAGAGTAAAAGTAATTCAGAAAAAAGTATCACagaaactttaaagaatcGAATTGGAAATTTGAATAATGAACCACTCCCTAGTACAAGTTCTTCATTCATTAAATCAGAAGATGATAAAGTAATGGATGAAACAGAGGAGAAACCGAgtgggttaaaaaatattatgattGTTGACGTTCGTGGAGGCTGTGAAATCATTCCAGATAATAATAAACTCGAAGATGAAATAATGGAGGATAAACAATATATGATCAAACCAACAAAAACGAatgatattacaaaaataaaggggtggaaaaataaaatgttttctgtctcaaatcaaaacaaattaaaattaaataattcaaattcatCAGAAGCGGCATTTTCGAGTAGTAATTTAGATGGTTTCCTTGAAGAAGCTGATCTCCATATAAGCTTTAAAATCCCAACTTTAGAATCAGGAGTTTCACCtgtaaaagaaattaagaaaactgAAATCGTCCCAGCGCAAACATCGCCAAAAGAACCCGACaaggatttattaaatttgttccaCCCAAGAACTTTAGGACAGAAAAAGCGCATTTTGACTTTAAAACCTGATgggaaattgaaaaagaatgCGCAAAAACCGAGAACTTTAGCGGAAAAACGGAGATTAATGGGAAACGAGAGTTTGAGcaaagtttttaaagatattaaattaCTTAGAGCGGATTCGAAACATTTTAACTCATCGTTCGTTTTATACCGcggtaaaaaattaaaagtggttACAAAAAACCAAAACGATATAATTGCTTAtattaaatcgattaataagCCTTTATGTTCGACTTTTGCGCctaagaaaatgaaaattatcaaaacaaaaccttccatttttaataacatttattcgCCGACTTCGACAGTTTTACGTTATCGACCTGGACCTCTTTGTAAAAAAGCCGACCTTCAATATAATAACCAAAATTGGAAAACAACGTTAAAAAGATTacccaaaattaaattattagtaGTTCCTGAGTTTAAAAAACCAATTCATCCTTacgttgaatttttaatgCCTAAATATGACTTCGAAATCACCTCAGATCGTTTAGAATTCGCTTTAACAGCTTTACCACCGAAAAGCAAAGAAATTACCTGTTTCGATTTTAACGTTCCATatcaaaataatcaacaagaaattttattacgcGAGAAAAACACCGAtagatcaattttaaataaagaagagCCAAGCAAAATCGTCGAACATGAAGAAATCGATAATATTTGTAGAGATGTTATGgataaaatgataaattatgttgaaattaaagaaagtgCAGATGATGTTGTTAAAAACGATATAAATACGATATTTTTAGAAGaagataaaaagattgaaagtCAAAACGACAAACGTATGAAAAAACATcaaagaaaatcaaataaaaccagtaatgaattaaaacgattaagcgtaaaagtaattgaagtcaatttagaagaaaaagaggaaattaaaaattgtcaaaaagaTTTTTGCCGGCTCGGTTGCGTTTGTAGGAGTCTTTCGACGAATTCTTCGTTGGTTTTAACACATTGTGGTCGCGTTGAGTGTATGTTTAGATGTAATTGTAACTATGATCAATCTTCAAAAGGTAATATTAGAGTAACATTACCAACAGGAGTTGATTTATTATCGGAAGGAGCCGTTAATCGACTTGAAAACGTCGCGAAAAGAAATTTAGCCAAAGTTGAGAAAGAATTTACACAAACTGTTATACAAGCTAACAACCAAACGATCGTTGTTGGTGGTTGTTCAAATCGACATCGAAGAGTTTCTAAATTACCAAGAAAATATGATGAGGAACAAAACGATTATTTCGTTGAAAATTCCGAAAGTTACGTAGATCTCGAATTGAGGCactatcaattaaaaaattcgcaaGTTAGTTTAACTAAGATTAATTTAGATGATATTGTTCCTTATTGCTTAacacataaaatttatgattgtCAATGTAAATGTATGGCGGATTATATTCCAAGTGAAGAATCCGATTTTGAAATGCCCTCTGACGACGATGAATACTTCCCTGATGAGGCatcttataataaaataatggatatttcaaagaaaatacaaTTTCCATCAATTTCTGATAGTTGTTCCAGAGTTAAAGGCATCCCAACTGATTATTACTTAATCAGAAACCGAACTAAAACATTCATCAAAATGAGAAATCGCAAATTTGTGCGAAATATGAACAGATTTTGGCTCAAACATGATATGGACGTTGATCCTGAGGGAAGACCGCGCACTCCGGAACAACCACCAATAGCAGCACCCACACCAacaaacgaatttattaaagttacaTCAGAAAAGAGTCGAAGAAAACAAGAATTGGTTGTTCGAGGTGATGGTGACGTCGCTATTATTTTACCACAACATGACGTCGCAACtaaacctaaaaaattaagaCCGATTAAACCCAAACTTCCGCCACCTACATTACCAAACACATTCACAACGAAAgatgtttttatgaaatataaattaaaagaaaacccTTTATTTAAAGACGCGATAAATCCCgaaaaaattcatgaaataaagCAGTTAGAAACCACCTTAAAATCTTCTTCTAAACAATTCGAAGAAAATTCGAACCAAATCACGCAAAGTATAAGATTATTTACGGAAAATTTAAAGCAAGTTGAGGAAGCTTCGAATTCCGTTaaagaagatttaaaaaaagtcgACGAAAATATAAGATTAATCCAAGAAGATTCAAAAGCGatgaaaagatttaaaatgatttttcctTTAATCCGAGAAAACTCGCATTATTTCCATCCATCACCCGACATTGCAGACCGATTTACGAATATGTTAGGAAAAAAGGATGATACAAcctttattttattgcaatGGAAAACATTAGCTTATTACTATCAATTAGGCAAAGTTAATGTGTGGTTCTCTTCTTATTACAACTCcccaaaaattataataacagatttatttatacaacCAAAACATTTTACGAACGTTAAGAATTTCGAGAGATctcacaataaatttttattaaaaaatgaaattattaggGCTTTAATAACCGGAAATATCCCCGGAAATAATCCAAACGACGATATTCAagttattttagaattaagcGAAATGTTGTGTTACGTTCATGGAACATTCAAAAAGAAccataataaagataaaaatggctctcaaaaaaagaattcaaaaaaggataaagataaagaaaagaaagttacaacaaatttgcttcaagaaaataaatcgaacaAAGATTTATCGCAAGATACAataatattacaagaaaatcaTTGCGATGAACCAATCATTTTAAACACACCAATTAATTCAGCGACAAATACAGAATCGATttcaataacaacaattaCAAATTCAACTACTTTAACGTCAAAATCAGTTATTTCAGCAAATTCTGTAAAGTCATCAATCACCGTTTCTAAAACATCAACAATTCAAAACGATTctgtatttgaaaatattgaaattaatgagGTTGAAccggaaaaagaaaaagtaccCATCTTTAATTACCCAACGGTTCGAAAAATAATGTATTCAAAATATAAATGCCAACAATATAATTATGTATCAATCGACaaagatattgaaaatataccTCCTTGTACGATTCGAGCGCGTTTAcccttaattaaaaaatctgcGTTATGGAGGATGATTAAATTGAATTCAGACTTTTCGGTTTTATCCCTAGATAAAAGTGATTATCGTATCAAATATTCCGATTtacaaaaagtgttaaaaatgtCCGATGACAAACAGATGACGATTGCTATAAGAACGGAACAAACTTCTACTAATCCTCGAACTCACAAAGATTTTGGGATTTATGCTTCCCCGATTTCATCGAATTGCGTTTTTATTGGACCATATCTTCAAACTGAACATCACGATGTTGTTTTAATGCGATATTTAAATCGCGAATTAATCACGACGGAAAGATTTAATAGCATGAAAGGGTTACCGCACACGAATTCCGGGGTTTGGTTACAACAAAAAAGAGATTTCGCCGAACGAAATGTGCATACAATTGATTTAACTGAAAGCGATCATGAAGGTGGCAACAAAAGTGATGATGATGACGACGAGGAAGACGAAAATAGACCGATTCTAACGACTAGAgatttggaaatttttgaaaacgacgCTGCTAATTTTCATTACAATTTTCAAACTTACATTGAAATTGATATTACGAAAATGAATTTCCAGAATATGAgcgttttatatttttatactaaCGTAAAAGGTTTGGGTTATTTTATGGGAAATCAAGTTGGAAAAGATACTGTTATTTTGAAGTATCCAGATTCGGGGAGAGCGTTgcagtttaaaaataaaacgaacgctattgattttcttgaaaaagaATTGTCTTCGTCGTTTATAGAAGCGGctggatttaaaattaaggtGACTGCTTTTGGGCCAGGAAAGAAAACGACGAAtatcttcaataaaaatttattaaacggATATTAT gttgtAAATGAAGCAGGTTTTACAAACGTCTTAGAGATCACTCCAGCGAAATTAAGGGAGCTCAATATGACCGAAACAAAATTCTGTAGGGGGGTATCTCATAGGGCTGCAAGAATGGTTTATGATCAAAGTTTAGAGGCTTCAAAACATTGTACAGGAGCACCTTTTGTACATACAAGAAAATCGACTGTGGCTTTACTAAAATGG ttaattGAGGAAGTTGAAGAACTAAAAGCTGAAAGTGATCGCCAAAGCGTACAACTAACAGTTTTCCACCAACAAAGACCAATGCTTGTAGAACATTTCAAAGAAGTTTATTTGGATTTAGCTCCAAAAGCCGACGTAAAACTAAAAGCAAAAATGGAGGAGCTTCTTATACTTAACGGAATCTCAATGGAGGAACCAACAAATTCCGCTGAAACTTCTTCGAAACAAAACGACGTAATCTGTATCGATATCGATCGATCGTCGTCTACATCGCCTAAAATAGATCAACAAGATCAAACAAAATTGCCGATTTACACCAAAAATCCTGATATGATAATAACAGCAACGACcactaaaaaagaaaagaaaattaataatcctGAAACAAAACTCCCCAAGGTTTCAGTTAAGGATATAAGTACCCTGAAGGAAAAGGTAGAAGAAAAAGtcgaagtaaaaaaaaatgatgtaaataAAAGCGAAGTAAACAAAAACG actacgaaaggaaaattgattga